A window of Argopecten irradians isolate NY chromosome 1, Ai_NY, whole genome shotgun sequence contains these coding sequences:
- the LOC138328777 gene encoding bis(5'-adenosyl)-triphosphatase enpp4-like, producing MSLYYTLLSILYLINVFSFCSCHPSPRCLLISFDGFRWDYLNKFNTPNFDKILKEGVVATRGVVNAFITKTLPNHYSIVTGLYEESHGIVGNTMYDPDFHEVFHIYNKQQVTDSKWFDNGGEPIWVTNQRQGSSHRSGVLYWPGNGAAVKGFRPYRYELYNPDVKNETRIDKIIKWFTDDYPINLGILYFEQPDQLGHEVGPDSPEMREMIEALDTLVGYLLQKIEENDLQDLNLIITSDHGMASTPESKIINLDDYIDLLSYQIFSSNPIGSVLPNEGKEEEIVKNLSKVEHLKVYRKEDIPERYHYDHNRRIQPLLLVTDEGYSLRHNNSAVPRGNHGYSNMLPDMHPLFVGMGPAFKKGTTLESLHIVDIYPLMCHIMGLKPAPNNGSLEHVKSILIGEDNDNVFLVYIVILIFIALVGGIFSIAACRQQIFHRRHRHRKIQLGSLTTLPSSFHSLTTAVNGGHVPLLVNSDTEDEF from the exons ATGTCtttgtattatacattattgtcaattttgtatttgattaATGTATTTTCGTTTTGCTCCTGTCACCCAAGTCCTCGATGCCTGCTGATTTCGTTCGACGGATTTCGGTGGGACTACTTGAACAAATTCAACACGccaaattttgacaaaattttgaaGGAAGGTGTAGTCGCCACTAGAGGAGTGGTAAACGCGTTCATTACAAAGACGTTACCAAACCACTACAGTATAGTAACGGGCTTGTACGAGGAGAGTCATGGCATTGTTGGGAACACTATGTACGATCCAGATTTTCATGAGGTattccatatatataacaagCAGCAAGTCACAGATTCGAAATGGTTTGATAACGGAGGGGAACCTATATGGGTAACAAATCAGAGACAAGGTAGTTCACATCGCAGTGGTGTGCTATATTGGCCGGGAAATGGGGCAGCAGTGAAGGGATTTAGACCTTATAGGTATGAGCTTTATAACCCGGATGTGAAAAACGAAACTAGGATTGACAAAATCATAAAATGGTTCACTGACGACTATCCTATCAACCTTGGTATATTGTACTTTGAGCAACCTGATCAACTTGGACACGAAGTTGGGCCAGATTCTCCAGAGATGAGAGAAATGATTGAAGCCTTGGATACACTTGTTGGATATCTTCTACAAAAAATTGAAGAGAATGATCTACAGGATTTAAATCTGATTATCACAAGTGACCATGGCATGGCTTCCACACCAGAATCAAAAATCATTAATCTAGATGATTATATAGATCTGCTAtcatatcaaatattttcttcaaatcCTATTGGAAGTGTTCTGCCAAATGAAG GAAAAGAAGAGGAGATTGTAAAGAACCTGTCCAAAGTGGAGCATTTAAAAGTATACAGAAAAGAAGACATACCAGAAAGATACCACTATGACCATAACAGGCGGATACAGCCCTTACTGTtggtgacagatgaaggatatTCATTAAGACACAATAACTCTGCAGTGCCAA GAGGTAACCACGGTTATAGCAACATGTTACCAGACATGCATCCATTATTTGTTGGGATGGGTCCAGCATTTAAGAAAGGAACAACGCTAGAATCTCTGCACATTGTAGATATTTATCCCTTAATGTGCCATATTATGGGCCTGAAACCCGCCCCAAACAATGGATCCTTAGAACATGTCAAGTCAATACTGATTGGTGAGGACAACGATAATGTCTTCCTTGTTT ATATTGTCATATTAATCTTCATTGCCTTGGTTGGAGGGATATTTAGTATTGCGGCTTGCCGGCAGCAAATTTTCCACAGAAGGCACAGACACAGAAAAATACAGCTGGGATCACTTACAACCCTACCTAGTTCATTTCACAGCCTTACTACGGCAGTAAATGGTGGGCATGTCCCTCTTCTGGTGAACTCGGACACAGAAGATGAGTTTTAA